Proteins from a single region of Callithrix jacchus isolate 240 chromosome 12, calJac240_pri, whole genome shotgun sequence:
- the AHSP gene encoding alpha-hemoglobin-stabilizing protein — protein MALLKANKDLISAGLKEFNVLLNQQVFNDPLISEEDMVIVVEDWMNFYINYYRQQVTGDPQERDKALQELRQELNTLINPFLAKYRDFLKSRELPSHPPPSS, from the exons ATGGCTCTTCTTAAGGCCAATAAGGATCTCATTTCTGCAGGACTGAAGGAGTTCAATGTTCTGCTGAATCAGCAG GTCTTCAATGACCCTCTTATCTCTGAAGAAGACATGGTGATCGTGGTGGAGGACTGGATGAACTTCTACATCAACTATTACCGGCAGCAGGTGACCGGGGACCCCCAAGAGCGAGACAAGGCTCTGCAGGAGCTTCGGCAAGAGCTGAACACTCTGATCAACCCTTTCCTGGCCAAGTACAGGGACTTCTTGAAGTCTCGTGAGCTCCCGAGTCACCCACCGCCCTCCTCCTAG